The following proteins are encoded in a genomic region of Hemibagrus wyckioides isolate EC202008001 linkage group LG29, SWU_Hwy_1.0, whole genome shotgun sequence:
- the LOC131349334 gene encoding C-type mannose receptor 2-like yields the protein MKLNIFLLLCLTGLMPVVISTRHKYHLVKQSYSWPMAQNYCRVMYTDMATIVTDDDWLRLNKEAVSKGYTGYSWIGLYNDVNSWRWSLNELPLKNVTYTNWYSGQPDNYAGREACGIILAYGAWEDTLCTGLRPFICYNANFSGADRFIGISNPYLNWIEAQSYCRTHHTDLASSLNSSDNNFLLQLWNIQGNSWIGLYRDTWKWSDGTITSNLPWSSGQPNNYGGYENCGAYYNNVFDDYSCSYQTYFYCHTIPPVRQRQIVRLQVKSDGSVLDPAVHSSILEQIKQKLAEKGIMENTTVTWRVQPDKNIFCKTKKDDL from the exons ATGAAGCTAAACATTTTTCTCCTCCTGTGTCTCACTG GTCTCATGCCAGTTGTCATATCCACCCGTCACAAATATCACCTGGTCAAGCAATCATATTCATGGCCAATGGCTCAGAATTACTGCAGGGTGATGTACACTGATATGGCAACAATCGTAACTGATGATGATTGGTTACGACTAAACAAAGAAGCAGTGAGCAAAGGCTACACTGGATATTCCTGGATTGGATTGTACAATGATGTCAATAGCTGGCGCTGGTCATTAAACGAGCTCCCACTGAAGAATGTCACTTATACAAACTGGTACTCTGGACAGCCGGATAATTATGCTGGGAGAGAAGCATGTGGTATAATTTTGGCATACGGAGCCTGGGAAGATACTTTATGTACAGGTCTAAGACCCTTTATATGCTACAATG CTAATTTCAGTGGTGCTGACAGGTTCATCGGCATATCTAATCCTTATTTGAACTGGATTGAAGCTCAGTCTTACTGtcgaacacatcacacagacttgGCTAGCTCTCTTAACAGCTCAGATAACAACTTCCTATTGCAGTTGTGGAATATCCAGGGAAATTCCTGGATTGGACTCTACAGAGACACATGGAAATGGTCAGATGGGACAATCACTTCAAACCTACCATGGAGTTCTGGACAACCTAATAATTATGGGGGCTATGAAAACTGTGGAGCATATTATAACAACGTGTTTGATGATTATTCATGCAGCTACCAAACCTATTTCTACTGTCACACCA TTCCACCAGTGAGGCAACGGCAGATAGTGAGACTGCAGGTGAAGTCTGATGGCAGTGTGTTAGATCCTGCTGTGCATTCGTCTATTTTAGAACAG ATCAAGCAGAAACTGGCAGAAAAGGGCATCATGGAGAACACCACAGTGACTTGGAGGGTGCAGCCAGATAAAAATATCTTCTGCAAGACAAAAAAGGATGATCTGTAA